CGGATGCACCTGGTGCTCGCGGAGGAGGTGCGGCTTCGTCGTCTGCGGCCCGGGGGCGAAGGGCAGCGTCAGGCCGAGGACGACGAGGACGGTGCGCGGTGGAAGGAGGCCATGACGGCCTGCTTCGCCCGGGTGGACGGCGAGGTCGGCGTCGACGACGGGACCGACACCGGCGAGCAGACGGTGGGCTCCACCGCCGTCGTGGCCGTCGTGGGCCCGCGCCGCATCGTCGTCGCGAACTGCGGCGACTCCCGCGCCGTGCTCTCTCGCGGCGGCGTCCCCGTGCCGCTCTCCTCCGACCACAAGGTACACGACACGACGCTGCCACGCATCCGTCCGTTCAAATTAACAGGGTCAGATAAATCGCCGGTTCACGCCATCTTTTCCGCGAGATCTGTTTCCGTTCCGGCCCCCGGGCTACAGGTGTCGCCTCCGCCGCTCCAGCCCCTGCTTTTGCGCGCGGGCGTGTCGAAACGGGGACGTTTCGTGTGTTCCATGGGCGATGATGGGTTGGTGTCCATATTAGAAGTTTttatttaacacagtacagacgcaaacgcTCATTATTTGGGCGGTCGTGTGGGACTAGTGGACTGCGTCACCCTGTGTCATGTGCAAAACGCATGAGTTCGCCGGAACTCTCTTACCCCAGCTCCCTGGTCGGATCGTTGAGGGAAAAACTCTGGTGATATCTGGtaggttgtactccctctgtccggaaatacttatcatcaaaatgaataaaagggggtgtatctagatgtgttttagttctagatacacccctttttatccatttcgatgacaagtatttccggtagGTGCTAATCGTGCCGAAAAGGCGTCGGCACGACACGTATATGAGGTTTCTCTGTTGGGCTAAGGCACCTTCTCTGCCTGGTTGCCAaatgtgtgtcgattgaatttggtTGGTGCAAAGTTGGTTTGGCGGCCATTCTTTTGATCCTCTGGCCGTACGTCTGTATGGTTTGGTTGGGAGTATACACCTCAATACATGCGTGAGAGAACACACTGTATGTGTGTTAAGTAGCTCCTGAATTGAAATTAAGTTTATGAGTTTATGATGATTTAGGTCGTTAGCTCTAGTTTAGAAAAGCACACACATAATTCGAAAATACACCCTCGGTTTCTAAATGTAagttttttagagatttcagtatggactacatatggagcaaaatatgTATTCCATATCTGAAATCttgaaaaagacttatatttagaaacagagggggtAATAATGTGTGAGAGACAGTGGCTCGGTCTGATGGCTTCCTCTGTTAAGTGTCAAGCTATCTTCAGATGATGTCTTGCTTGTGCAGTAGGACAGCAGCTCAGACGTCGATTGGCTAAACCGGGGAGAAGGAAATTAGCTTAGACTGTATTTCCGGCAATATTTCACTCAACATGGTTGAAACAACATGCAATAGCTAACTTCTCACTTGTAACTCAAAGTTAAGGTATTTGTCAAGCCCATTTACCAGTCGCGTGCTTAGCACTATGCCACTATCATAGAGTATAATAGGCAGGACCGAGTTGGCCTCCATAGACACACTTAGGGTTCTCTGTGTCTAAACCATTGCCAGATCTCATCCATCCATCTGTTCCGATGCAGAGTGATGTTAAAGATTAATGCTTAAGCCTAATGGTCTTTCCTTTTCAAATTATTTGGAGCGATAGCAGCTTTGCAAGTGCCGTGTACATGGTTCTTGGGTTAAACATCTCAGACGGTTGTGATACAATGTGTGCCTAGCTAAACCTTACCAGAACCTCAACTAAATCAAAAATTCTCTTGCCTTCCCTTACCCTTACCCATGCTCAACtcaaatcaaatcttaccaaaatCTAGAATGCGATGGGTATAAGATTTATGTCGGACACGATTGGTGTTGAACCACTAGAATATGTATGCCCTTGTTGCAACACATGGGCAGTTAGTAATTTAGTCCAGACAGTAATGGAGAGCGAAATGCTCACCGAAGTTGAGGTGGGTGTCTTGGCAAGCGATGTACTATGGACACTATTAAGATTGAGAAAATAATTTGCTTTAGATGCGGGTCTGTCAAGTCATATCAAGTATGCTGGTCGTTTATGAAAGTGTTGCCAGACTGCTGCTTTAAGCATTGCCATTAGTCAGCTATGTGTTTTCGTAGTCATTGTGGGGACCAACACGATGCGCCAGGGTTTTACTGTAATGATACAGGATGCAGAGATTGTGCACAATTTTGCATCTGTTCATAAATGAAACTAGTTGATTCAAGGTGCTGCTTCAAAACAATAGGAATATTTTTCCCCAAGCAGAGCTTGTGAAGCCTTATCTTGCTCAACAAAAACACAAATATGTAGCCGCGTTGATCATTTTTATTTAGATTTGTATCTAAGCGGTGGCAAGGTACTAGCACAATGCAATGCTACTCAACTGGTTAAGGTTGGTGATAGACAATTTGTCTTGTTTGGTACTCTGGCAATAATACTTGAAGAGCGGAAGTCCCTTGTCGCATGCACTTGATATGGCTTGATATATCCGCAACTAGAACATCTTGTTTTCAAAACCTCAATGCAGATAGTTGATGTGTCATTCTGCCTTTAGTTATCCGGCTGACTTTCGTCCAACGCGCTCTTTCCGCGGTAGCAACTTTATACAAAAGCATGATTTCTCATCATATCCATCATTTTGCAATGCAAGCTGGTGGTTCTGTATGTTAATCGTGTCTATTGCTTGTCCATGCAAAGACATTAGGGAATTTCTCTTTGCTGGCATAACTTCCTCTTGAACAATTTCGCTTCTTCTGCAATTCCAACTTTGTAGGACAGTAGTGTGTGGGAACGTTGATGTCTTTCTCTTGTTTTGACGGTACACAGCCAGACCGACCTGACGAAATGGAAAGAGTAGAAGCAGCTGGTGGCAAGGTCATTAACTGGAATGGATACCGTATCCTGGGAGTGCTCGCAACTTCGAGGTCAATCGGTACGATGCTGTACCGTCTTGATCTGTACATTTCTTGTCGGCAGACATATATGCACAAGTTAAATATTTGTAGCTGAGATTGACAGTGCTATAGTTGTTTTGAAAATATTAACATTGGTACGTAGTAGCTTTGGCAAGAAAACTGACAGTAGCCTAGTTACAACTTGACAAGTATTATGCATAATAGATATATACATCTCACAAATTATGCACTGTTCTGAATTCCTTATGGTTGCCATCTCAGGAGACTATTACCTGAAGCCATATGTGATAGCGGAACCAGAAGTCACCGTCATGGACCGGACGGACAAAGACGAGTTCCTCATACTGGCAAGCGACGGCCTGTGGGATGTGGTGTCCAATGATATCGCCTGCAAGATCGCGAGAAATTGCCTAAGTGGGCGTGCGGCCTCCAAGTACCCCGAGTCCGTCTCCGGGAGCACGGCGGCCGACGCCGCGGCGCTGCTGGTGGAGCTCGCCATGGCACGCGGCAGCAAGGACAACATCAGCGTCGTCGTGGTCGAGTTGCGGCGACTGAAGAGTAGGACAGCGGCGGTGATCAAAGAAAACCGCAGGTGGTAGTAGTGATAATGTAAGGGTGGCCGGCTGGATAGGATGTCAGATTATTCGAGcatggcgagagagagagagagagagagagagagagagagaaagaaagaattTGCGGCTGTTCGCTGGGATGGTTGTAGTTAAGAGGGCTCAGGGACGGTGTGGCCGTGCTGCCGTTGAGTTGAGTGTGCTATTTGTAGCCGTGCTGCCGTTGTATTGCGTTGCGTTGGTTCTTTAGTTCTTCTTCTATATATGGTGACTAACGTTCGGGGCGAAGCGGCAAGAAGCATAAGCTGCTTTCGTCAGTTCTGATTTGATCATTGGTTTTTCCATGCGGTTGGAGTCTTGGGTGATCCAATAGTTTGTGAGATGACTGCACTTGGATCTTCATGCCAAGCAGTTCATGATTGAGGGTTGAGGCGGATTGGCAGGACCAGTGTCAGTGTGTCAGCACTGTCGGTCGATTCATGACTCAATTTGCTTCTCTGGTAGTGTGGTTCGATGCAATTTGGTGGCTACAGAATCAGAGCAAGATGGAGAGGAACTGGGGAAGAAGAACCCGCAACGTTTGCCTGGGCCTTCGACGCTTGATCACACTTATCTTTTTTTATGCAACCGATCAAGAGACCCTCTATTCGACGCCTGATCAAactgaaaaatgttgaacatgtatagcaaaatgtttctgatgtatacGGAAAATGTACAATATGTATTAAAGAAATAGACATCAAAaggtatatatgaaaaaaatgtacAATATGTTCAGCGCGGTAGCTGACCATGTTGTCCGGCCATCTCAAACGGCCTTCATGCAAGGAAGGAATATACTTGATGGTATAGTAGTCCTGCATGAGACCGTCCATGAGATGCATCGAAAAAACATGAGTGGAGTGATATTCAGAattgactttgaaaaagcctatgatAAGGTTAAATGGTCCTTCTCCAACAGGCCCTAATAATGAAATGTTTCTCAAATAAATGGCACCAGTGGATTCAAAATTTTATAACTGGAGGTAATGTTGCCATCAAAGTAAATGATGAGGTAGGCTATTACTTTCAGATAAAAAAGGCCTATGGCAGGATGAGTTCATGtccccaatgttatttaacattgttgcTGACATGTTGGCTATTTCAATTGAACACGCAAAGTAGGACGGCCAGattgtagtagtagtccataccttgtggatggtggcctctctattttACAATATGGCGATGACACAATTCTTTTTATGAAACATGATCTGGACAAGGCTCGAAATTTGAAACTCAGAAAATGTCGGGTCTCAAAATAAACTTCCATAgaagtgaattgttctgctttggagaagccgTTGAGGCAACAGCCGATTATGCTGACCTTTTTGATTGCGCACATGGTCAATTCCCGATTAAATATCTGGAAATACTGATTCATTATCAATGCCTCACCATTAAGGAGTGCAAGCATGTAAAGGAGTGTCTAAAAAACGGTTGAGCAGTTGGAAAGGCAAACTGCTATCAGTTGGGGGACGGTTGGTTTTGATTAACTAtgtcctcacaaatatggttctctatatgttttctttctttcaacttCCAAAAAAGGTCCTACAAAACTGGACTATTTTATATCTaggttcttttggcaaggagatggtgaAAAGAAAAATACAAGCTCGCCAAATGGAGCGTCGTTTGTAGTGTGAAAGACGAAGATGGCCTTGGCATTCATGATCTGCAGGTCAAGAATGAGGCCCTACTCAGTAAATGGTTATTCAAACTTCTTACTGAGGATAGTGTTTGGCAAACCATTCTGCACAACAAGTATCTAGGTCAAAAGGCGGTGTCTCAAGAATTTTGGAAACCCGGTGACTTGCACTTCTGGGCTGGCCCAATGGCGACAAAGAAACATCTTTTTCCctttgggtctttcgcgataaaAGACGGGTCGGAGATTCGTTTTTGAGGAGACATATGGCTAGGCAAGGCTAGTCTCCGAACAATATCCAGTCTTATACAACATTGCTCGCGATAAGAATAATACTATTGCATAGGTGCTCAGTTCATCCCTACCGAATATTTTGTTCAGGCAGGATTTGATTGCCCCCGACTTgtgtcatggcataatcttttatCCAGACTGGATTCAATTAACCTGACACAAGGTTAggatgtgtttcgctggaaccttacTATATCCGGGTCTTTCACTGTAGACTCTATGTACTATGCACTCACACATTCTAAGATACCAGTCAGTAATAACAAAAAGATTTGGAAGTCCATGATTCCACTAAAAGTGAATTTTTTTTATGTGATATCTTCGTAGGGGAGTTATGTTAACTAAAGACAATCTCGCACGACGCAACTGACAagggagtaagaagtgttgtttttgtattcatgacgagacaatcaaacaccttcTTTTCAATGCAAGTTTGCACGTTCTACGTGGTCATCATCTAAATAGCATTAAATTTGCATCCGCCCACAaatgttgccaatatttttggtcattaaTTGGATGGTATTCCAAATAGTTCCAAAATGCTAATAAGGGAGGGAGtgtatgttgggtttcgtagtaatttcaaaaaatttcctacgcacacgcaagatcatgtgatgcatagcaacgaggggagagtgttgtccacgtacccaacgcagaccgactgcggaagcgatgacacgacgtagaggaagtagtcgtacgtcttcacgatccaaccgatcaagcaccgaaactacggcacctccgagttcgagcacacgttcagctcgatgacgatccccggactccgatccagcaaagtgtcggggaagagttccgtcagcacgacggcgtggtgacgatcttgatgaactacagtagcagggcttcgcctaaactccgctacagtattatcgaggtatatggtggcagggggcaccgcacacggctaaggaatagatcacgtggatcaacttgtgtcaacttgtgtgtctttggggtgcctctacctcagtatataaaggagccaagggggaagggggcgccggccaagagagagaggcgcaggaggagtcctactcctaccgggagtaggactccccccccccccaatcctattccaactaggattcccaagggggaaagagggagaggggtggccggccacctctcctagtcctaataggactaggggaaggggggaggcgcgcagcccccttgggctgcccctttctcctttccactaaggcccatgatggcccatatggttcccggggggttccggtaacctcccggtaacccggtaaaatcccgatttcacccggaacacttccgatatccaaatataggcttccaatatatcaatctttacgtctcgaccatttcgagactcctcgtcatgtccgtgatcacatccgggactccgaacaaccttcggtacatcaaaatgcataaactcataatataactgtcatcgtaaccttaagcgtgcggaccctacgggttcgagaacaatgtagacatgaccgagacacgtctctggtcaataaccaatagcgggacctggatgcccatattggctcctacatattctacgaagatctttatcagtcagaccgcataacaacatacgttgttccctttgtcatcggtatgttacttgcccgagattcgatcgtcggtatccaatacctagttcaatctcgttaccggcaagtctctttactcgttccgtaacacatcatctcacaattaacatattagttgtaatgcttgcaaggcttatgtgatgtgtattaccgagagggcccagagatacctctccgacaatcggagtgacaaatcctaatctcgaaatacgccaacccaacatcgaccattggagacacctgtagtactcctttataatcacccagttacgttgtgacgtttggtagtacccaaagtgttcctccggtaaacgggagttgcataatctcatagtcataggaacatgtataagtcatgaagaaagcaatagcaacatactaaacgatcgggtgctaagctaatggaatgggtcatgtcaatcagatcattctactaatgatgtgacctcgttaatcaaataacaactcattgttcatggttaggaaacataaccatctttgattaacgagctagtcaagtagaggcatactagtgacactttgtttgtctatgtattcacacatgtattatgtttccggttaatacaattctagcatgaataataaacatttatcatgaaataaggaaataaataataactttattattgtctctagggcatatttccttcaccggccacctctcctagtcctaataggactaggggaagggggggcgcgcagcccatctagggcagccccttctcttttccactaaggcccactatggcccaaatagctcccggggggttccggtaaccctcccggtattccggtaaaatcccgatttcacccggaacacttccgatatccaaatataggcttccaatatatcaatctttacgtctcgaccatttcgagactcctcgtcatgtccgtgatcacatccgggactccgaacaaccttcggtacatcaaaatgcataaactcataatataactgtcatcgtaaccttaagcgtgcggaccctacgggttcgagaacaatgtagacatgaccgagacacgtctctggtcaataaccaatagcgggacctggatgcccatattggctcctacatattctacgaagatctttatcggtcagaccgcataacaacatacgttgttccctttgtcatcggtacgttacttgcccgagattcgatcgtcggtatccaatacctagttcaatctcgttactggcaagtctctttactcgttccgtaatacatcatctcacaactatcatattagttgtaatgcttgcaaggcttatgtgatgtgtattaccgagagggcccagagatacctctccgacaatcggagtgacaaatcctaatctcgaaatacgccaacccaacatcgaccattggagacacctgtagtactcctttataatcacccagttacgttgtgacgtttggtagtacccaaagtgttcctccggtaaatgggagttgcataatctcatagtcataggaacatgtataagtcatgaagaaagcaatggcaacatactaaacgatcgggtgctaagctaatggaatgggtcatgtcaatcagatcattctgctaatgatgtgacctcgttaatcaaataacaactcattgttcatggttaggaaacataaccatctttgattaacgagctagtcaagtagaggcatactagtgacactctgtttgtctatgtattcacacatgtattatgtttccggtaaatacaattctagcatgaataataaacatttatcatgattataaggaaataaataataactttattattgcctctagggcatatttccttcagtctcccacttgcactagagtcaataatctagattacactgtaatgattctaacacccatggagccttggtgctgatcatgttttgctcgtggaagaggcttagtcaatgggtctgcaacattcagatccgtatgtatcttgcaaatctctatgtctcccacctggactagatcccggatggagttgaagcgtctcttgatgtgtttggtccttttgtgaaatctggattcctttgccaaggcaattgcaccagtattgtcacaaaagattttcattggacccgatgcactaggtatgacacctagatcggatatgaactccttcatccagactccttcatttgctgcttccgaagcagctatgtattccgtttcacatgtagattccgctacgacgctttgtttagaactgcaccaactgacagctccaccgtttaatgtaaacacgtatccggtttgcgatttagaatcgtccggatcagtgtcaaagcttgcatcaacgtaaccttttacggtgagctctttgtcacctccatatatgagaaacatatccttagtccttttcaggtatttcaggatgttcttgaccgctgtccagtgatccactcctggattactttggtacctccctgctaaacttatagcaaggcacacatcaggtctggtacacagcattgcatacatgatagagcctatggctgatgcatagggaacatctttcatattctctctatcttctgcagtggtcgggcattgagtcttactcaatttcacaccttgtaatacaggcaagaatcctttctttgcttgatccattttgaatttcttcaaaatcttgtcaaggtatgtgctttgtgaaagtccaattaagcgtcttgatctatctctatagatcttaatgcctaatatgtaagcagcttcaccgaggtctttcattgaaaaacttttattcaagtgtccctttatgcta
The Triticum dicoccoides isolate Atlit2015 ecotype Zavitan chromosome 3A, WEW_v2.0, whole genome shotgun sequence genome window above contains:
- the LOC119268536 gene encoding probable protein phosphatase 2C 8, whose translation is MSSETSKRDHARELLAADRKLMTVARSARRRRLELRRLGRTASAAAEDEGAKRVRPAPDSSSDSSDSAKVVPVASRCSACVSHGAVSVIGRRREMEDAVAVAAPFLAETAGVEGSGDVEYGAGDEGFFAVYDGHGGSRVAEACRLRMHLVLAEEVRLRRLRPGGEGQRQAEDDEDGARWKEAMTACFARVDGEVGVDDGTDTGEQTVGSTAVVAVVGPRRIVVANCGDSRAVLSRGGVPVPLSSDHKPDRPDEMERVEAAGGKVINWNGYRILGVLATSRSIGDYYLKPYVIAEPEVTVMDRTDKDEFLILASDGLWDVVSNDIACKIARNCLSGRAASKYPESVSGSTAADAAALLVELAMARGSKDNISVVVVELRRLKSRTAAVIKENRRW